In the Lepus europaeus isolate LE1 chromosome 18, mLepTim1.pri, whole genome shotgun sequence genome, one interval contains:
- the FMNL1 gene encoding formin-like protein 1 isoform X3 yields MGNAAGSAEQPAGPATPPPKQPVAPKQPMPAAGELEERFTRALNCMNLPPDKVQLLSQYDNEKKWELICDQERFQVKNPPAAYIQKLKSYLDTGGVSRKVATDWMSNLGFRRRVQESTQVLRELETSLRTNHIGWVQEFLNDENRGLDVLLEYLAFAQCSVAYDMDSTDNGAPSPEKSKPLEQSVEDLSKGPPSSVPKSRLTIKLTPAHSRKTVRNSRIVSQKADVHVCIMCLRAIMNYQSGFSLVMNHPACVNEIALSLNNKNPRTKALVLELLAAVCLVRGGHDIILSAFDNFKEVCGEQHRFEKLMEYFRNEDSNIDFLVACMQFINIVVHSVENMNFRVFLQYEFTHLGLDLYLERLRLTESDKLQVQIQAYLDNVFDVGALLEDTETKNAVLEHMEELQEQVALLTARLRDAENESMAKIAELEKQLSQARKELETLRERFSESTAMGVPRRPPEPEKVPPPAPARPSALELKVEELEEKGLIRILRGPGDDVSIEILPGAVATPSVGDAATPTPGVPAGSPSPGLPPAAETAQGAAPPPPPPPPPPPPLPGLPQQREAPPLTPPPAPPLLGSPEPPPAPPLPGDVPPPPPPPPPPPGTDGPVPPPPPPPPGGPSDALGGPGPEMGPGVKAKKPIQTKFRMPLLNWVALKPNQITGTVFTELNDEKVLQELDMSEFEEQFKTKSQGPSLDLSALKGKAAQKAPSKATLIEANRAKNLAITLRKGNLGADRICQAIETYDLQALGLDFLELLTRFLPTEYERSLIARFEREQRPVEELSEEDRFMLRFSRIPRLPERMATLTFLGNFPDTAQLLMPQLNAIIAASMSIKSSEKLRQILEIVLAFGNYMNSSKRGAAYGFRLQSLDALLEMKSTDRKQTLLHYLVKVIAEKYPQLTGFHSDLHFLDKAGSVSLDSVLGDVRALQRGLELTQREFVRQDDCLVLKEFLRTNSPTMDKLLADSKTAQEAYESVVEYFGENPKTTAPSTFFSLFSRFTKAYKKAEQEVEQWKKEAAAQEAGADPQGRGEPPAPKSPPKARRQQMDLISELKRKQQKEPLIYESDRDGAIEDIITDLRNQPYIRADTGRRSARRRPPGPPLQVTTDLSL; encoded by the exons AACTGCATGAACTTGCCCCCAGACAAGGTGCAGCTGCTGAGCCAGTATGACAACGAGAAGAAGTGGGAGCTCATTTGTGACCAG GAGCGGTTTCAAGTCAAGAACCCCCCTGCAGCCTACATCCAGAAGCTGAAGAGCTACCTGGATACCGGTGGGGTCAGCCGAAAGGTAGCGACTGATTGGATGTCCAACCTGGGG TTTCGGAGGCGTGTTCAGGAGTCCACGCAGGTGCTGCGCGAGCTGGAGACCTCCCTGAGGACAAACCACATTGG gtgggtgcaggagttcCTGAATGACGAGAACCGCGGCCTGGACGTGCTCCTCGAGTACCTGGCCTTTGCCCAGTGCTCCGTCGC GTATGACATGGACAGCACTGACAATGGGGCCCCCAGCCCAGAGAAGAGCAAGCCCCTGGAGCAGTCGGTGGAAGATCTCAGCAAGGGGCCGCCCTCCTCCGTGCCCAAAAGCCGCCTGACcatcaa GCTGACCCCGGCCCACAGCAGGAAGACCGTGCGCAACTCCCGCATCGTCAGCCAGAAGGCTGACGTCCATGTTTGCATCATGTGCTTGCGTGCCATCATGAACTACCAG tctggcttcagcctcgtgATGAACCACCCAGCCTGTGTCAATGAGATCGCACTGAGCCTCAACAACAAGAACCCTAG AACCAAGGCTCTGGTGCTGGAGCTGCTGGCGGCCGTGTGCCTGGTGCGGGGCGGACACGACATCATCCTTTCGGCCTTTGACAACTTTAAGGAG GTGTGTGGGGAGCAGCACCGCTTTGAGAAGCTGATGGAGTATTTCCGGAACGAGGACAGCAACATCGACTTCCTG gTGGCCTGCATGCAGTTCATCAACATCGTGGTGCACTCCGTGGAGAACATGAATTTCCGTGTCTTCCTGCAATATGAGTTCACCCACCTGGGCCTGGACCTATACTTGGAG CGGCTCCGCCTCACGGAGAGCGACAAGCTGCAGGTGCAGATCCAGGCGTACCTGGACAATGTGTTTGATGTGGGAGCCCTGCTGGAGGACACGGAGACCAAGAACGCCGTGCTGGAGCACATGGAGGAACTGCAGGAGCAGGTGGCGCTG CTGACAGCGCGGCTCCGGGACGCTGAAAACGAATCTATGGCTAAGATTGCCGAACTGGAAAAGCAGCTAAGCCAGGCCCGCAAGGAACTGGAGACCCTGCGG GAGCGCTTCAGCGAGTCGACCGCCATGGGCGTCCCCAGACGTCCCCCCGAGCCTGAGAAagtgcctccccccgccccagcgcGGCCCTCTGCGCTCGAGCTGAAGgtggaggagctggaggagaAGGGGTTAATCCGTATCCTGCGGGGGCCTGGGGATGACGTCTCCATTGAGATCCTCCCGGGTGCTGTGGCAACTCCCAGCGTCGGTGATGCTGCCACTCCGACTCCGGGGGTGCCCGCCGGCTCCCCCAGCCCAG gtctcccacctgcggCAGAAACAGCTCAGGGAGcagcgccgccgcccccgccgccaccaccaccaccgcccccACTGCCCGGTCTCCCCCAGCAGCGGGAAGCCCCGCCCTTGACGCCccctccggccccgcccctcctgggcAGCCCCGAgcccccgcccgcgccgccgctgCCGGGAGATGTGCCGCccccaccgccaccgccaccgccgcctCCTGGCACTGATGGGCCTGTGCCTCCGCCACCCCCACCGCCTCCGGGAGGTCCCTCGGATGCCCTTGGAGGGCCTGGCCCCGAGATGGGCCCAG GAGTGAAGGCCAAGAAACCCATCCAGACCAAGTTCCGGATGCCGCTTCTGAACTGGGTGGCCCTGAAGCCCAACCAGATCACAGGCACCGTGTTCACAGAGCTCAACGATGAGAAGGTGCTGCAG GAGCTGGACATGAGCGAGTTTGAGGAGCAGTTCAAGACCAAGTCCCAAGGCCCCAGCTTGGACCTCAGCGCCCTCAAGGGGAAAGCAGCCCAGAAGGCGCCCAGCAAGGCGACGCTCATTGAGGCCAACCGGGCCAAGAACCTGGCCATCACCCTGCGCAAGGGCAACCTGGGTGCAGACCGCATCTGCCAGGCCATTGAGAC GTACGACCTGCAGGCCCTTGGCTTGGACTTCCTGGAGCTGCTGACCCGCTTCCTGCCCACGGAATACGAGCGCAGCCTCATTGCCCGCTTCGAGCGGGAGCAGCGGCCGGTGGAGGAGCTGTCGGAGGAGGACCGATTCATGCTGCGTTTCAGCCGCATCCCACGGCTGCCCGAGCGCATGGCCACGCTCACCTTCCTGGGCAACTTCCCGGACACGGCCCAGCTGCTCATGCCG CAACTGAATGCCATAATTGCAGCCTCCATGTCCATCAAGTCCTCAGAGAAACTCCGCCAGATCCTGGAG ATTGTGCTGGCCTTTGGCAACTACATGAACAGCAGCAAGCGTGGTGCAGCCTACGGCTTCCGGCTCCAGAGTCTGGATGCG ctgctggagaTGAAGTCGACGGACCGCAAGCAGACGCTGCTGCACTACCTGGTGAAAGTCATTGCCGAGAAGTACCCACAGCTCACGGGCTTCCACAGCGACCTGCACTTTCTGGATAAGGCGGGCTCAG TGTCCCTGGACAGCGTCCTGGGCGACGTGCGCGCCCTGCAGCGGGGCCTAGAGCTGACGCAGCGCGAGTTCGTGCGGCAGGACGACTGCCTGGTGCTCAAGGAGTTCCTGCGGACCAACTCGCCCACCATGGACAAGCTGCTGGCGGACAGCAAGACTGCGCAG GAGGCCTACGAGTCAGTGGTGGAGTACTTCGGCGAGAACCCCAAGACCACGGCCCCCTCCACCTTCTTTTCCCTCTTCAGCCGCTTCACCAAAGCCTACAAG AAAGCTGAGCAGGAGGTGGAGCAGTGGAAGAAGGAAGCCGCGGCCCAGGAGGCAGGCGCCGACCCGCAGGGCAGAGGGGAGCCCCCAGCGCCCAAG TCCCCACCCAAGGCTCGGCGACAACAGATGGACCTCATCTCTGAGCTGAAACGGAAGCAGCAGAAGGAGCCGCTCATCTACGAGAGCGACCGTGACGGCGCCATTGAGGACATCATCAcag ATCTGCGGAACCAGCCCTACATCCGCGCAGACACAGGCCGCCGCAGTGCTCGCCGGCGACCTCCGGGACCCCCCCTGCAGGTCACCACCGACCTCTCCCTATAG
- the FMNL1 gene encoding formin-like protein 1 isoform X5, giving the protein MGNAAGSAEQPAGPATPPPKQPVAPKQPMPAAGELEERFTRALNCMNLPPDKVQLLSQYDNEKKWELICDQERFQVKNPPAAYIQKLKSYLDTGGVSRKFRRRVQESTQVLRELETSLRTNHIGWVQEFLNDENRGLDVLLEYLAFAQCSVAYDMDSTDNGAPSPEKSKPLEQSVEDLSKGPPSSVPKSRLTIKCPPSPRLTPAHSRKTVRNSRIVSQKADVHVCIMCLRAIMNYQSGFSLVMNHPACVNEIALSLNNKNPRTKALVLELLAAVCLVRGGHDIILSAFDNFKEVCGEQHRFEKLMEYFRNEDSNIDFLVACMQFINIVVHSVENMNFRVFLQYEFTHLGLDLYLERLRLTESDKLQVQIQAYLDNVFDVGALLEDTETKNAVLEHMEELQEQVALLTARLRDAENESMAKIAELEKQLSQARKELETLRERFSESTAMGVPRRPPEPEKVPPPAPARPSALELKVEELEEKGLIRILRGPGDDVSIEILPGAVATPSVGDAATPTPGVPAGSPSPGLPPAAETAQGAAPPPPPPPPPPPPLPGLPQQREAPPLTPPPAPPLLGSPEPPPAPPLPGDVPPPPPPPPPPPGTDGPVPPPPPPPPGGPSDALGGPGPEMGPGVKAKKPIQTKFRMPLLNWVALKPNQITGTVFTELNDEKVLQELDMSEFEEQFKTKSQGPSLDLSALKGKAAQKAPSKATLIEANRAKNLAITLRKGNLGADRICQAIETYDLQALGLDFLELLTRFLPTEYERSLIARFEREQRPVEELSEEDRFMLRFSRIPRLPERMATLTFLGNFPDTAQLLMPQLNAIIAASMSIKSSEKLRQILEIVLAFGNYMNSSKRGAAYGFRLQSLDALLEMKSTDRKQTLLHYLVKVIAEKYPQLTGFHSDLHFLDKAGSVSLDSVLGDVRALQRGLELTQREFVRQDDCLVLKEFLRTNSPTMDKLLADSKTAQEAYESVVEYFGENPKTTAPSTFFSLFSRFTKAYKKAEQEVEQWKKEAAAQEAGADPQGRGEPPAPKSPPKARRQQMDLISELKRKQQKEPLIYESDRDGAIEDIITDLRNQPYIRADTGRRSARRRPPGPPLQVTTDLSL; this is encoded by the exons AACTGCATGAACTTGCCCCCAGACAAGGTGCAGCTGCTGAGCCAGTATGACAACGAGAAGAAGTGGGAGCTCATTTGTGACCAG GAGCGGTTTCAAGTCAAGAACCCCCCTGCAGCCTACATCCAGAAGCTGAAGAGCTACCTGGATACCGGTGGGGTCAGCCGAAAG TTTCGGAGGCGTGTTCAGGAGTCCACGCAGGTGCTGCGCGAGCTGGAGACCTCCCTGAGGACAAACCACATTGG gtgggtgcaggagttcCTGAATGACGAGAACCGCGGCCTGGACGTGCTCCTCGAGTACCTGGCCTTTGCCCAGTGCTCCGTCGC GTATGACATGGACAGCACTGACAATGGGGCCCCCAGCCCAGAGAAGAGCAAGCCCCTGGAGCAGTCGGTGGAAGATCTCAGCAAGGGGCCGCCCTCCTCCGTGCCCAAAAGCCGCCTGACcatcaa GTGTCCCCCTTCTCCCCG GCTGACCCCGGCCCACAGCAGGAAGACCGTGCGCAACTCCCGCATCGTCAGCCAGAAGGCTGACGTCCATGTTTGCATCATGTGCTTGCGTGCCATCATGAACTACCAG tctggcttcagcctcgtgATGAACCACCCAGCCTGTGTCAATGAGATCGCACTGAGCCTCAACAACAAGAACCCTAG AACCAAGGCTCTGGTGCTGGAGCTGCTGGCGGCCGTGTGCCTGGTGCGGGGCGGACACGACATCATCCTTTCGGCCTTTGACAACTTTAAGGAG GTGTGTGGGGAGCAGCACCGCTTTGAGAAGCTGATGGAGTATTTCCGGAACGAGGACAGCAACATCGACTTCCTG gTGGCCTGCATGCAGTTCATCAACATCGTGGTGCACTCCGTGGAGAACATGAATTTCCGTGTCTTCCTGCAATATGAGTTCACCCACCTGGGCCTGGACCTATACTTGGAG CGGCTCCGCCTCACGGAGAGCGACAAGCTGCAGGTGCAGATCCAGGCGTACCTGGACAATGTGTTTGATGTGGGAGCCCTGCTGGAGGACACGGAGACCAAGAACGCCGTGCTGGAGCACATGGAGGAACTGCAGGAGCAGGTGGCGCTG CTGACAGCGCGGCTCCGGGACGCTGAAAACGAATCTATGGCTAAGATTGCCGAACTGGAAAAGCAGCTAAGCCAGGCCCGCAAGGAACTGGAGACCCTGCGG GAGCGCTTCAGCGAGTCGACCGCCATGGGCGTCCCCAGACGTCCCCCCGAGCCTGAGAAagtgcctccccccgccccagcgcGGCCCTCTGCGCTCGAGCTGAAGgtggaggagctggaggagaAGGGGTTAATCCGTATCCTGCGGGGGCCTGGGGATGACGTCTCCATTGAGATCCTCCCGGGTGCTGTGGCAACTCCCAGCGTCGGTGATGCTGCCACTCCGACTCCGGGGGTGCCCGCCGGCTCCCCCAGCCCAG gtctcccacctgcggCAGAAACAGCTCAGGGAGcagcgccgccgcccccgccgccaccaccaccaccgcccccACTGCCCGGTCTCCCCCAGCAGCGGGAAGCCCCGCCCTTGACGCCccctccggccccgcccctcctgggcAGCCCCGAgcccccgcccgcgccgccgctgCCGGGAGATGTGCCGCccccaccgccaccgccaccgccgcctCCTGGCACTGATGGGCCTGTGCCTCCGCCACCCCCACCGCCTCCGGGAGGTCCCTCGGATGCCCTTGGAGGGCCTGGCCCCGAGATGGGCCCAG GAGTGAAGGCCAAGAAACCCATCCAGACCAAGTTCCGGATGCCGCTTCTGAACTGGGTGGCCCTGAAGCCCAACCAGATCACAGGCACCGTGTTCACAGAGCTCAACGATGAGAAGGTGCTGCAG GAGCTGGACATGAGCGAGTTTGAGGAGCAGTTCAAGACCAAGTCCCAAGGCCCCAGCTTGGACCTCAGCGCCCTCAAGGGGAAAGCAGCCCAGAAGGCGCCCAGCAAGGCGACGCTCATTGAGGCCAACCGGGCCAAGAACCTGGCCATCACCCTGCGCAAGGGCAACCTGGGTGCAGACCGCATCTGCCAGGCCATTGAGAC GTACGACCTGCAGGCCCTTGGCTTGGACTTCCTGGAGCTGCTGACCCGCTTCCTGCCCACGGAATACGAGCGCAGCCTCATTGCCCGCTTCGAGCGGGAGCAGCGGCCGGTGGAGGAGCTGTCGGAGGAGGACCGATTCATGCTGCGTTTCAGCCGCATCCCACGGCTGCCCGAGCGCATGGCCACGCTCACCTTCCTGGGCAACTTCCCGGACACGGCCCAGCTGCTCATGCCG CAACTGAATGCCATAATTGCAGCCTCCATGTCCATCAAGTCCTCAGAGAAACTCCGCCAGATCCTGGAG ATTGTGCTGGCCTTTGGCAACTACATGAACAGCAGCAAGCGTGGTGCAGCCTACGGCTTCCGGCTCCAGAGTCTGGATGCG ctgctggagaTGAAGTCGACGGACCGCAAGCAGACGCTGCTGCACTACCTGGTGAAAGTCATTGCCGAGAAGTACCCACAGCTCACGGGCTTCCACAGCGACCTGCACTTTCTGGATAAGGCGGGCTCAG TGTCCCTGGACAGCGTCCTGGGCGACGTGCGCGCCCTGCAGCGGGGCCTAGAGCTGACGCAGCGCGAGTTCGTGCGGCAGGACGACTGCCTGGTGCTCAAGGAGTTCCTGCGGACCAACTCGCCCACCATGGACAAGCTGCTGGCGGACAGCAAGACTGCGCAG GAGGCCTACGAGTCAGTGGTGGAGTACTTCGGCGAGAACCCCAAGACCACGGCCCCCTCCACCTTCTTTTCCCTCTTCAGCCGCTTCACCAAAGCCTACAAG AAAGCTGAGCAGGAGGTGGAGCAGTGGAAGAAGGAAGCCGCGGCCCAGGAGGCAGGCGCCGACCCGCAGGGCAGAGGGGAGCCCCCAGCGCCCAAG TCCCCACCCAAGGCTCGGCGACAACAGATGGACCTCATCTCTGAGCTGAAACGGAAGCAGCAGAAGGAGCCGCTCATCTACGAGAGCGACCGTGACGGCGCCATTGAGGACATCATCAcag ATCTGCGGAACCAGCCCTACATCCGCGCAGACACAGGCCGCCGCAGTGCTCGCCGGCGACCTCCGGGACCCCCCCTGCAGGTCACCACCGACCTCTCCCTATAG
- the FMNL1 gene encoding formin-like protein 1 isoform X1, whose translation MGNAAGSAEQPAGPATPPPKQPVAPKQPMPAAGELEERFTRALNCMNLPPDKVQLLSQYDNEKKWELICDQERFQVKNPPAAYIQKLKSYLDTGGVSRKVATDWMSNLGFRRRVQESTQVLRELETSLRTNHIGWVQEFLNDENRGLDVLLEYLAFAQCSVAYDMDSTDNGAPSPEKSKPLEQSVEDLSKGPPSSVPKSRLTIKCPPSPRLTPAHSRKTVRNSRIVSQKADVHVCIMCLRAIMNYQSGFSLVMNHPACVNEIALSLNNKNPRTKALVLELLAAVCLVRGGHDIILSAFDNFKEVCGEQHRFEKLMEYFRNEDSNIDFLVACMQFINIVVHSVENMNFRVFLQYEFTHLGLDLYLERLRLTESDKLQVQIQAYLDNVFDVGALLEDTETKNAVLEHMEELQEQVALLTARLRDAENESMAKIAELEKQLSQARKELETLRERFSESTAMGVPRRPPEPEKVPPPAPARPSALELKVEELEEKGLIRILRGPGDDVSIEILPGAVATPSVGDAATPTPGVPAGSPSPGLPPAAETAQGAAPPPPPPPPPPPPLPGLPQQREAPPLTPPPAPPLLGSPEPPPAPPLPGDVPPPPPPPPPPPGTDGPVPPPPPPPPGGPSDALGGPGPEMGPGVKAKKPIQTKFRMPLLNWVALKPNQITGTVFTELNDEKVLQELDMSEFEEQFKTKSQGPSLDLSALKGKAAQKAPSKATLIEANRAKNLAITLRKGNLGADRICQAIETYDLQALGLDFLELLTRFLPTEYERSLIARFEREQRPVEELSEEDRFMLRFSRIPRLPERMATLTFLGNFPDTAQLLMPQLNAIIAASMSIKSSEKLRQILEIVLAFGNYMNSSKRGAAYGFRLQSLDALLEMKSTDRKQTLLHYLVKVIAEKYPQLTGFHSDLHFLDKAGSVSLDSVLGDVRALQRGLELTQREFVRQDDCLVLKEFLRTNSPTMDKLLADSKTAQEAYESVVEYFGENPKTTAPSTFFSLFSRFTKAYKKAEQEVEQWKKEAAAQEAGADPQGRGEPPAPKSPPKARRQQMDLISELKRKQQKEPLIYESDRDGAIEDIITDLRNQPYIRADTGRRSARRRPPGPPLQVTTDLSL comes from the exons AACTGCATGAACTTGCCCCCAGACAAGGTGCAGCTGCTGAGCCAGTATGACAACGAGAAGAAGTGGGAGCTCATTTGTGACCAG GAGCGGTTTCAAGTCAAGAACCCCCCTGCAGCCTACATCCAGAAGCTGAAGAGCTACCTGGATACCGGTGGGGTCAGCCGAAAGGTAGCGACTGATTGGATGTCCAACCTGGGG TTTCGGAGGCGTGTTCAGGAGTCCACGCAGGTGCTGCGCGAGCTGGAGACCTCCCTGAGGACAAACCACATTGG gtgggtgcaggagttcCTGAATGACGAGAACCGCGGCCTGGACGTGCTCCTCGAGTACCTGGCCTTTGCCCAGTGCTCCGTCGC GTATGACATGGACAGCACTGACAATGGGGCCCCCAGCCCAGAGAAGAGCAAGCCCCTGGAGCAGTCGGTGGAAGATCTCAGCAAGGGGCCGCCCTCCTCCGTGCCCAAAAGCCGCCTGACcatcaa GTGTCCCCCTTCTCCCCG GCTGACCCCGGCCCACAGCAGGAAGACCGTGCGCAACTCCCGCATCGTCAGCCAGAAGGCTGACGTCCATGTTTGCATCATGTGCTTGCGTGCCATCATGAACTACCAG tctggcttcagcctcgtgATGAACCACCCAGCCTGTGTCAATGAGATCGCACTGAGCCTCAACAACAAGAACCCTAG AACCAAGGCTCTGGTGCTGGAGCTGCTGGCGGCCGTGTGCCTGGTGCGGGGCGGACACGACATCATCCTTTCGGCCTTTGACAACTTTAAGGAG GTGTGTGGGGAGCAGCACCGCTTTGAGAAGCTGATGGAGTATTTCCGGAACGAGGACAGCAACATCGACTTCCTG gTGGCCTGCATGCAGTTCATCAACATCGTGGTGCACTCCGTGGAGAACATGAATTTCCGTGTCTTCCTGCAATATGAGTTCACCCACCTGGGCCTGGACCTATACTTGGAG CGGCTCCGCCTCACGGAGAGCGACAAGCTGCAGGTGCAGATCCAGGCGTACCTGGACAATGTGTTTGATGTGGGAGCCCTGCTGGAGGACACGGAGACCAAGAACGCCGTGCTGGAGCACATGGAGGAACTGCAGGAGCAGGTGGCGCTG CTGACAGCGCGGCTCCGGGACGCTGAAAACGAATCTATGGCTAAGATTGCCGAACTGGAAAAGCAGCTAAGCCAGGCCCGCAAGGAACTGGAGACCCTGCGG GAGCGCTTCAGCGAGTCGACCGCCATGGGCGTCCCCAGACGTCCCCCCGAGCCTGAGAAagtgcctccccccgccccagcgcGGCCCTCTGCGCTCGAGCTGAAGgtggaggagctggaggagaAGGGGTTAATCCGTATCCTGCGGGGGCCTGGGGATGACGTCTCCATTGAGATCCTCCCGGGTGCTGTGGCAACTCCCAGCGTCGGTGATGCTGCCACTCCGACTCCGGGGGTGCCCGCCGGCTCCCCCAGCCCAG gtctcccacctgcggCAGAAACAGCTCAGGGAGcagcgccgccgcccccgccgccaccaccaccaccgcccccACTGCCCGGTCTCCCCCAGCAGCGGGAAGCCCCGCCCTTGACGCCccctccggccccgcccctcctgggcAGCCCCGAgcccccgcccgcgccgccgctgCCGGGAGATGTGCCGCccccaccgccaccgccaccgccgcctCCTGGCACTGATGGGCCTGTGCCTCCGCCACCCCCACCGCCTCCGGGAGGTCCCTCGGATGCCCTTGGAGGGCCTGGCCCCGAGATGGGCCCAG GAGTGAAGGCCAAGAAACCCATCCAGACCAAGTTCCGGATGCCGCTTCTGAACTGGGTGGCCCTGAAGCCCAACCAGATCACAGGCACCGTGTTCACAGAGCTCAACGATGAGAAGGTGCTGCAG GAGCTGGACATGAGCGAGTTTGAGGAGCAGTTCAAGACCAAGTCCCAAGGCCCCAGCTTGGACCTCAGCGCCCTCAAGGGGAAAGCAGCCCAGAAGGCGCCCAGCAAGGCGACGCTCATTGAGGCCAACCGGGCCAAGAACCTGGCCATCACCCTGCGCAAGGGCAACCTGGGTGCAGACCGCATCTGCCAGGCCATTGAGAC GTACGACCTGCAGGCCCTTGGCTTGGACTTCCTGGAGCTGCTGACCCGCTTCCTGCCCACGGAATACGAGCGCAGCCTCATTGCCCGCTTCGAGCGGGAGCAGCGGCCGGTGGAGGAGCTGTCGGAGGAGGACCGATTCATGCTGCGTTTCAGCCGCATCCCACGGCTGCCCGAGCGCATGGCCACGCTCACCTTCCTGGGCAACTTCCCGGACACGGCCCAGCTGCTCATGCCG CAACTGAATGCCATAATTGCAGCCTCCATGTCCATCAAGTCCTCAGAGAAACTCCGCCAGATCCTGGAG ATTGTGCTGGCCTTTGGCAACTACATGAACAGCAGCAAGCGTGGTGCAGCCTACGGCTTCCGGCTCCAGAGTCTGGATGCG ctgctggagaTGAAGTCGACGGACCGCAAGCAGACGCTGCTGCACTACCTGGTGAAAGTCATTGCCGAGAAGTACCCACAGCTCACGGGCTTCCACAGCGACCTGCACTTTCTGGATAAGGCGGGCTCAG TGTCCCTGGACAGCGTCCTGGGCGACGTGCGCGCCCTGCAGCGGGGCCTAGAGCTGACGCAGCGCGAGTTCGTGCGGCAGGACGACTGCCTGGTGCTCAAGGAGTTCCTGCGGACCAACTCGCCCACCATGGACAAGCTGCTGGCGGACAGCAAGACTGCGCAG GAGGCCTACGAGTCAGTGGTGGAGTACTTCGGCGAGAACCCCAAGACCACGGCCCCCTCCACCTTCTTTTCCCTCTTCAGCCGCTTCACCAAAGCCTACAAG AAAGCTGAGCAGGAGGTGGAGCAGTGGAAGAAGGAAGCCGCGGCCCAGGAGGCAGGCGCCGACCCGCAGGGCAGAGGGGAGCCCCCAGCGCCCAAG TCCCCACCCAAGGCTCGGCGACAACAGATGGACCTCATCTCTGAGCTGAAACGGAAGCAGCAGAAGGAGCCGCTCATCTACGAGAGCGACCGTGACGGCGCCATTGAGGACATCATCAcag ATCTGCGGAACCAGCCCTACATCCGCGCAGACACAGGCCGCCGCAGTGCTCGCCGGCGACCTCCGGGACCCCCCCTGCAGGTCACCACCGACCTCTCCCTATAG